The proteins below are encoded in one region of Streptomyces ficellus:
- a CDS encoding class I SAM-dependent methyltransferase, with product MTTTTDLWHHYGRIRAEGDRAVPDTFHWTWSQDGGPGAELLGDLSGRVVADLGAGAARHAAHLVMHQDPSEVVAVDSSPAQHHIATDLFSHLAPRLRIVRSDAVSHLRGANGPYDVLYSVFGAVDFTDPRELLPAALVALRPGGRLVFATLAHYLSGAPAQADITAADVPAKTPEGAAATMRRWVLQEHIWVKALDEAGFARISAEVLPATGEGPRTAATLLLTAYRPA from the coding sequence ATGACCACCACCACAGATCTCTGGCATCACTACGGCCGCATCCGCGCCGAGGGGGACCGGGCGGTCCCCGACACCTTTCACTGGACCTGGAGCCAGGACGGTGGTCCCGGTGCGGAGCTGCTGGGGGACCTGTCCGGGCGGGTCGTCGCCGATCTCGGGGCCGGGGCGGCCCGGCATGCCGCTCACCTCGTCATGCACCAGGATCCGTCCGAAGTCGTCGCGGTCGACTCCTCCCCCGCCCAGCACCACATCGCGACCGACCTGTTCAGCCACCTCGCGCCGCGCCTTCGGATCGTCCGGTCCGACGCCGTCTCACACCTGCGGGGGGCGAACGGCCCCTACGACGTGCTCTACAGCGTCTTCGGCGCCGTGGACTTCACCGATCCCCGCGAACTGCTGCCGGCCGCCCTCGTCGCTCTGCGGCCGGGTGGGCGCCTGGTGTTCGCCACCCTCGCGCACTACCTGAGCGGCGCTCCTGCACAGGCGGACATCACGGCCGCCGACGTCCCGGCGAAGACGCCCGAGGGAGCGGCGGCCACGATGCGCCGGTGGGTGCTCCAGGAGCACATCTGGGTGAAGGCCCTGGACGAGGCGGGGTTCGCCCGGATCAGCGCCGAGGTGCTGCCCGCCACGGGAGAGGGTCCCCGTACCGCGGCGACCCTGCTCCTGACCGCGTATCGACCGGCGTGA
- a CDS encoding long-chain fatty acid--CoA ligase, with the protein MTPAPAPPPHEVSVPPLVPPATSGSLADIPFDNAREAPADPVLSRKDAEGAWSDVTAAGFAAEVLAVAKGLVAEGLRPGDRLAVMARTTYEWTLLDFAAWAAGLITVPVYPTSSAFQARWILQDSGAVACVVETMDQARMISTERRQLADLRHLWVFDAGAVGTLKQAGHRIPDEVVTARRAGLSPESIATLIYTSGTTGHPKGCVITHANFFAEVDNAVELLHPVFKSVSKDPASTLLFLPLSHVFGRMVAIACLRARVRLGHAPSIRTEDLLADLAGFRPTFLLAIPYVLEKVFNTGRATAEKMGRAASFDRAAAIAGRYGEAVEAAQHGTGPGPSRGLRLARALYDPLVYRRVRAALGGRVRYAICGGSPLGRRLASFYAGAGIDVFEGYGLTETTAASTVTPPLRPKLGTVGRPLPGTSVRIADDGEVLLRGGHVFAGYWDAERGDPVPVATDGWFATGDLGALDEDGYLTITGRKKDIIITSGGKNVTPAPLEDWLRAHPLVSQCMVVGDDRPYVTALLTLEPDGLAHWRRMNKKDDVPLRDLVADEDLRGALQKAVDEANRLVSRAESIRRFRVLATDFTEEGGHLTPSLKLKRAAVARDFAADIEALYEGDGR; encoded by the coding sequence GTGACGCCCGCCCCCGCCCCGCCGCCGCACGAAGTCTCCGTACCGCCGCTGGTCCCGCCCGCGACGAGCGGGTCCCTCGCCGACATCCCCTTCGACAACGCCCGCGAGGCGCCCGCCGATCCGGTGCTCAGCCGCAAGGACGCCGAGGGCGCCTGGTCCGACGTCACGGCCGCCGGCTTCGCCGCCGAGGTGCTCGCCGTCGCCAAGGGCCTGGTGGCCGAGGGCCTGCGGCCCGGCGACCGGCTCGCCGTCATGGCCCGCACCACGTACGAATGGACCCTGCTCGACTTCGCCGCCTGGGCCGCCGGTCTGATCACCGTCCCCGTCTACCCGACGTCCTCCGCCTTCCAGGCCCGCTGGATCCTCCAGGACTCGGGCGCCGTCGCCTGCGTCGTCGAGACCATGGACCAGGCACGGATGATCAGCACCGAACGCAGGCAGCTCGCGGACCTGCGCCACCTGTGGGTGTTCGACGCGGGAGCCGTCGGCACCCTGAAGCAGGCCGGCCACCGGATACCCGACGAGGTCGTCACCGCCCGCCGGGCCGGCCTGTCCCCGGAGTCGATCGCCACCCTCATCTACACCTCCGGCACCACCGGCCACCCCAAGGGCTGCGTCATCACCCACGCCAACTTCTTCGCCGAGGTCGACAACGCGGTGGAGCTGCTGCACCCCGTCTTCAAGAGCGTCAGCAAGGACCCCGCCTCCACCCTGCTGTTCCTGCCCCTGTCCCACGTCTTCGGTCGCATGGTCGCCATCGCCTGCCTCCGCGCCCGGGTACGCCTCGGGCACGCGCCCTCGATCCGCACGGAGGACCTGCTCGCCGACCTCGCGGGCTTCCGGCCGACGTTCCTGCTCGCCATCCCGTACGTCCTGGAGAAGGTCTTCAACACCGGCCGCGCCACCGCCGAGAAGATGGGCCGCGCCGCCTCCTTCGACCGGGCGGCCGCGATCGCCGGGCGGTACGGCGAGGCGGTGGAGGCCGCGCAGCACGGCACCGGTCCCGGCCCGTCACGCGGGCTGCGGCTCGCCCGCGCCCTGTACGACCCGCTGGTCTACCGCCGCGTCCGGGCGGCCCTCGGCGGCCGCGTCCGGTACGCGATCTGCGGCGGCTCCCCGCTGGGCAGGCGCCTGGCGTCGTTCTACGCGGGCGCGGGCATCGACGTGTTCGAGGGGTACGGCCTCACGGAGACCACCGCCGCGTCCACCGTGACCCCGCCGCTCAGGCCCAAGCTCGGCACGGTCGGCCGGCCCCTGCCGGGCACGTCGGTACGGATCGCCGATGACGGGGAGGTCCTGCTGCGGGGCGGCCACGTCTTCGCCGGCTACTGGGACGCGGAACGCGGCGACCCCGTGCCGGTGGCCACGGACGGCTGGTTCGCCACCGGTGACCTCGGCGCGCTGGACGAGGACGGCTACCTCACCATCACGGGCCGCAAGAAGGACATCATCATCACCTCGGGCGGCAAGAACGTCACCCCCGCCCCACTGGAGGACTGGCTGCGCGCCCACCCCCTGGTCTCCCAGTGCATGGTGGTCGGCGACGACCGCCCGTACGTCACCGCCCTCCTCACCCTGGAGCCCGACGGCCTCGCCCACTGGCGCCGGATGAACAAGAAGGACGACGTGCCGCTGCGGGACCTCGTGGCCGACGAGGACCTGCGCGGCGCGCTCCAGAAGGCCGTCGACGAGGCCAACCGCCTGGTCTCCCGCGCCGAGTCCATCCGCCGCTTCCGCGTCCTGGCGACCGACTTCACGGAGGAGGGCGGCCACCTGACGCCCTCCCTGAAGCTCAAACGCGCCGCCGTGGCAAGGGACTTCGCGGCGGACATCGAAGCGCTGTACGAGGGTGACGGCCGCTGA
- a CDS encoding TetR/AcrR family transcriptional regulator produces MPRAEREQQMLDAAVQTFGQRGYRAASMDEIAELAGVSKPLVYLYLNSKEDLFTACIRREAAALVAAVRGAVEPEGAAGPGMPADRQLWAGLTAFFAHTAEHPDGWAVLHQQARTHGEPFAAEVAEMRAELAAFVTGLIGEAARAAHQDPAFGDRDVSGLAQALVGAAESLAQWANETPGVSAHEAAATLMNFAWTGLAGLMDGHRWSPTR; encoded by the coding sequence CTGCCGCGGGCCGAGCGCGAGCAGCAGATGCTGGACGCGGCCGTGCAGACCTTCGGGCAGCGCGGGTACCGCGCGGCGTCGATGGACGAGATCGCCGAACTGGCGGGTGTCTCCAAGCCGTTGGTCTACTTGTACCTGAACTCCAAGGAAGACCTCTTCACCGCCTGCATCCGCCGCGAGGCCGCCGCGCTGGTCGCCGCCGTGCGCGGCGCCGTGGAGCCGGAGGGCGCCGCCGGGCCGGGCATGCCGGCCGACCGGCAACTGTGGGCGGGGCTCACCGCGTTCTTCGCCCACACCGCCGAGCACCCGGACGGCTGGGCCGTGCTGCACCAGCAGGCCCGCACCCACGGCGAGCCGTTCGCGGCCGAGGTGGCGGAAATGCGGGCCGAACTCGCCGCGTTCGTCACCGGCCTGATAGGTGAGGCGGCCCGCGCCGCGCACCAGGACCCCGCGTTCGGCGACCGGGACGTGTCCGGTCTCGCCCAGGCGCTGGTCGGCGCGGCCGAGTCGCTGGCGCAGTGGGCCAACGAGACGCCCGGGGTCTCCGCCCACGAGGCCGCCGCGACCCTGATGAACTTCGCCTGGACCGGCCTGGCCGGCCTCATGGACGGACACCGCTGGTCACCGACCCGGTGA
- a CDS encoding S8 family peptidase, translating to MRLSARRAFAAMLLLLPLTATPATAAAADDDEPAPLRTTAAPVPGQYIVTLKPGSASAAGVTQRLGVTALHEYSTVLRGFTARLETAQLATVRGLPEVAAVEQDAVVTASPPRANRAPAYSWGLDRIDQPYLPLNQQFNVNSTGSGATAYILDTGIDYGHQEFGGRARPGFDAMGDGRNGQDCNGHGTHVAGTVGGANFGVARQAALVSVRVLGCDGRGTLGGMIAGMDWVAKNARQPAVLNGSLGGPRSDAVNQAATNLSDSGVLPVVAAGNDSIDACNVSPASAARVLTTGATNHQDQETDFSNYGPCLDVYAPGAAILSARLGGGSVSLNGTSMASPHVAGVATLLKARYPGANSAQVYTWIMDQSVKDVLTVTKSSPNRLLQTGGL from the coding sequence ATGAGGCTGTCCGCTCGCCGCGCCTTCGCCGCGATGCTCCTCCTGCTCCCCCTCACCGCGACCCCCGCCACCGCTGCCGCTGCCGACGACGACGAGCCCGCCCCCCTGCGCACCACCGCCGCGCCCGTCCCCGGCCAGTACATCGTCACCCTGAAACCCGGTTCCGCCTCGGCGGCCGGGGTCACCCAGCGGCTCGGCGTCACCGCGCTGCACGAGTACTCCACCGTGCTGCGCGGGTTCACCGCCAGGCTCGAAACCGCCCAGCTGGCGACCGTGCGCGGCCTGCCGGAGGTGGCGGCGGTGGAGCAGGACGCGGTCGTCACCGCGAGCCCGCCGCGCGCGAACCGCGCCCCGGCGTACAGCTGGGGACTGGACCGGATCGACCAGCCCTACCTGCCCCTCAACCAGCAGTTCAACGTCAACAGCACGGGCTCCGGCGCCACGGCGTACATCCTCGACACCGGGATCGACTACGGGCACCAGGAGTTCGGCGGCCGCGCGAGGCCCGGGTTCGACGCGATGGGCGACGGGCGCAACGGCCAGGACTGCAACGGTCACGGGACGCACGTGGCGGGCACCGTCGGCGGGGCGAACTTCGGCGTGGCCCGGCAGGCGGCGCTGGTGAGCGTCCGCGTCCTCGGCTGCGACGGCCGGGGCACCCTGGGCGGGATGATCGCCGGCATGGACTGGGTGGCGAAGAACGCCAGGCAGCCCGCGGTGCTCAACGGCTCCCTCGGCGGCCCGCGCAGTGACGCCGTCAACCAGGCGGCGACGAATCTGTCGGACAGCGGCGTCCTCCCGGTGGTCGCCGCCGGCAACGACTCCATCGACGCCTGTAACGTCTCCCCCGCGAGCGCGGCCCGGGTCCTCACCACCGGGGCAACCAACCACCAGGACCAGGAGACCGACTTCTCCAACTACGGCCCCTGCCTGGACGTCTACGCACCCGGGGCGGCCATCCTGTCGGCCCGCCTCGGCGGCGGCAGCGTCTCCCTGAACGGCACGTCGATGGCGAGCCCCCACGTCGCGGGCGTGGCGACGCTCCTCAAGGCCCGCTACCCGGGGGCGAATTCCGCGCAGGTCTACACCTGGATCATGGACCAGTCGGTGAAGGACGTCCTCACGGTCACCAAGTCCTCCCCCAACCGCCTCCTCCAGACCGGCGGCCTGTGA